The Bacteroidales bacterium genome includes a window with the following:
- a CDS encoding GNAT family N-acetyltransferase, protein MTEFTLKYSYNEMDFEKVTLMLKDVWWSPGIGKAEVMQGAQNSALIVGAFDANNEQIGYSRVISDKTRFAYIMDVVVDTRYRKKGIGQAMISFILKHPELKDVYQWVLLTKDAHGVYSKVGFKPIAQPENWMEIRHNRPDR, encoded by the coding sequence ATGACAGAATTTACTTTGAAATACAGCTACAACGAAATGGATTTTGAAAAGGTGACCCTGATGCTGAAGGATGTTTGGTGGAGCCCGGGAATCGGCAAAGCGGAGGTCATGCAGGGAGCACAGAATTCGGCGTTGATTGTGGGAGCATTTGATGCGAATAATGAGCAGATCGGGTATTCACGGGTAATATCTGACAAGACTCGTTTTGCCTATATCATGGATGTGGTGGTTGATACACGATACCGTAAAAAAGGCATCGGACAGGCAATGATCAGTTTTATCCTTAAACACCCGGAATTAAAGGATGTATATCAATGGGTTTTATTAACCAAAGACGCTCATGGAGTGTATTCCAAAGTGGGATTTAAACCCATAGCGCAACCAGAAAACTGGATGGAAATCAGACATAACAGACCGGATCGGTAG
- a CDS encoding VOC family protein yields the protein MASINPYIHFNGNAEEAFTHYKSVFGGEFTSLVRFKDMNFEGAPNNPKEAEKIMHIALPIGKHNVLMGSDTPEQLGKHNENETRSKIFIGTESKEEADKIFNGLSKGVQAEMPMEQSPWGTYFGMFRDKFGIEWMVEFDSKNKG from the coding sequence ATGGCATCGATTAATCCCTACATTCATTTTAACGGAAATGCGGAAGAAGCATTTACACATTACAAATCTGTCTTTGGTGGTGAATTTACTTCACTCGTTCGCTTCAAGGATATGAATTTTGAAGGCGCCCCCAACAATCCAAAGGAAGCGGAAAAAATTATGCATATCGCTTTGCCCATTGGCAAACACAATGTGTTAATGGGAAGCGACACTCCGGAGCAACTGGGAAAGCATAATGAAAATGAAACCCGGAGCAAGATTTTTATAGGGACCGAAAGCAAGGAAGAAGCTGATAAAATATTTAACGGACTTTCAAAGGGTGTACAGGCGGAAATGCCCATGGAGCAAAGTCCCTGGGGTACCTATTTCGGAATGTTCAGGGATAAATTCGGTATTGAGTGGATGGTGGAATTTGATTCCAAAAACAAAGGATAA
- a CDS encoding T9SS type A sorting domain-containing protein, translating into MKSLLLTVWLGLMLTELSGQENIQWISHFGSTGEYYGVESGRHIITDSGGNIYVSGEFADSFQIDGLKIKSNGDKEIFLVKLNPSGKVQWIKNFGGKQGDWSGGICTDKSQNLFLTGNFRDTLKIEDSVFTSNPGNYDIFLVKLDTSGQILWSQAFTGEGQNATNAIASDSAGNIYITGYYLEDLKFGRFLLEGPSARSDLFIVKLNTDGEVIWAKSAKGNANNYGNDIACYDSENLYLTGFMWDSVYFDSHLLTSSGNLQAFISKIDATTGEFLWAVGGGGIGLSDGKAIAVDSEGDVIMCGWYRKAVSFNNDSVTNGGNYNGPDDVFIAKFNSDGSLIWLKSTTCSLYSDCFDLSINNENDIYITGNFRGVIKWGSTFYYSTVPFYHDIFVFKMDPDGNFEWFKSYGGDSPMNDIGFGLTCYENNLYITGMYSSNSWFDNVHLECDGASDIFVLNLSDEPAAPVSIEKHEQEVLIYPNPFKNSISLKFLDFRSGEIDRLWITDMFGKIAYEKVRLQENEPVNISGLKSGLYILHIQKGIEIISEKIVRE; encoded by the coding sequence ATGAAATCCCTGTTACTTACAGTATGGCTGGGACTTATGCTGACTGAACTATCCGGCCAGGAAAATATCCAATGGATCTCTCATTTTGGAAGTACCGGGGAATACTACGGTGTTGAATCAGGCCGTCATATAATTACAGATTCCGGGGGAAATATCTATGTGTCCGGTGAGTTTGCCGATTCATTCCAAATTGATGGCCTAAAAATAAAATCAAATGGTGATAAAGAAATTTTCCTGGTAAAATTAAACCCGTCAGGAAAAGTACAATGGATTAAAAACTTCGGAGGTAAACAAGGAGATTGGAGCGGAGGCATTTGTACCGACAAATCACAAAATCTCTTTCTTACAGGTAATTTCCGTGATACCCTTAAAATCGAAGACTCTGTTTTCACGAGTAATCCGGGGAACTATGATATATTCCTGGTGAAACTCGACACCAGTGGTCAGATCTTATGGTCTCAGGCCTTTACCGGAGAAGGTCAAAACGCGACAAACGCCATTGCATCTGATTCCGCAGGTAATATCTATATAACCGGTTACTACCTGGAAGATTTAAAATTTGGCAGGTTTTTGCTTGAAGGGCCCTCTGCGCGCTCAGATCTTTTCATCGTAAAATTGAATACTGACGGCGAGGTTATCTGGGCAAAATCGGCAAAAGGCAATGCCAATAACTATGGGAATGACATCGCCTGTTATGATTCGGAAAATTTGTATCTCACAGGTTTCATGTGGGATTCTGTTTATTTTGACAGTCATTTATTGACATCTTCAGGAAATCTGCAGGCTTTCATTTCAAAAATCGACGCGACAACGGGAGAGTTTTTGTGGGCTGTCGGTGGCGGAGGAATTGGTTTAAGTGATGGTAAAGCTATTGCTGTCGACAGTGAAGGCGATGTTATAATGTGCGGTTGGTACAGAAAAGCAGTAAGTTTTAACAACGATTCTGTCACCAACGGGGGAAATTACAATGGACCCGATGATGTTTTTATTGCAAAATTTAACAGTGATGGTAGTTTGATATGGTTGAAAAGCACAACCTGCAGTTTGTATTCCGATTGCTTTGATCTTTCAATCAACAATGAAAATGATATTTATATTACAGGCAATTTCAGGGGAGTAATTAAGTGGGGCTCTACCTTTTATTACAGCACTGTTCCCTTTTATCATGATATTTTTGTATTCAAAATGGACCCCGATGGGAATTTCGAATGGTTCAAATCATACGGTGGCGATAGTCCTATGAATGATATCGGTTTTGGATTGACATGTTATGAAAACAATCTTTACATAACAGGAATGTACAGTTCAAATAGCTGGTTTGATAATGTTCATTTAGAATGCGACGGGGCAAGTGATATATTTGTTCTGAATCTTTCGGATGAACCTGCTGCCCCTGTTAGCATTGAGAAACATGAGCAGGAGGTGCTTATTTATCCCAATCCCTTCAAAAACAGTATCAGTTTAAAGTTTTTGGATTTTAGATCGGGTGAGATAGACAGGCTATGGATAACGGATATGTTTGGGAAAATAGCCTATGAAAAAGTTCGATTACAGGAAAATGAACCCGTAAATATTTCCGGCCTTAAAAGTGGCCTTTATATCCTGCATATTCAAAAAGGGATAGAAATCATTTCAGAAAAGATTGTGAGAGAATAA
- a CDS encoding YdeI/OmpD-associated family protein — protein MIFFKNRDEFREWLQNHYKTKKELVVGFYKTKTGKPSMTWSESVDQALCFGWIDGIRRSIDDVSYSIRFTPRNPNSVWSSINIKKVEELTQKGLMTPEGLDAFNKRKPEKSGIYSFENKPGQLTPEMESQFKKETAAWDFFNLQAPSYRRTVIHWILSAKTETTRQNRLSKLIEASSDKKRLF, from the coding sequence ATGATCTTTTTCAAAAATCGAGACGAATTCAGGGAATGGCTCCAAAACCATTATAAAACCAAAAAGGAGCTGGTTGTGGGTTTTTACAAAACAAAAACCGGGAAACCTTCCATGACATGGAGTGAATCGGTGGACCAGGCACTTTGTTTCGGATGGATTGACGGCATACGCCGATCCATTGATGATGTTTCCTACAGCATCCGGTTTACCCCACGCAATCCGAACAGCGTATGGAGCTCTATCAATATAAAAAAAGTTGAGGAACTCACACAAAAAGGACTGATGACCCCCGAAGGACTGGATGCATTCAATAAAAGAAAACCTGAAAAATCAGGAATTTATAGTTTTGAGAATAAGCCCGGACAACTGACACCGGAAATGGAATCGCAGTTTAAGAAAGAAACTGCGGCATGGGATTTCTTCAACCTGCAGGCTCCCTCTTACCGCCGGACAGTCATTCATTGGATCCTCAGCGCTAAAACAGAAACCACCCGGCAGAACCGGTTATCAAAACTGATTGAAGCAAGCAGCGATAAAAAGAGATTGTTTTAA
- a CDS encoding choice-of-anchor tandem repeat GloVer-containing protein has protein sequence MTSEGGKYNSGCVFNLNRDSGKLKIIKNFEIQNEGKRPCSDLCLANNGKFYGMTREGGLYNLGILFEWDPSTNVYIKKLDFNGTENGSRPMGSLICFSRREQ, from the coding sequence ATGACTTCTGAAGGTGGAAAATATAACAGTGGTTGTGTTTTCAATCTTAACAGGGATAGCGGAAAACTTAAAATAATCAAAAATTTTGAAATTCAGAATGAGGGAAAACGTCCGTGTTCTGATCTTTGTCTCGCCAATAACGGCAAGTTTTATGGAATGACCCGTGAAGGAGGACTGTACAACCTTGGTATTCTCTTTGAATGGGATCCCTCAACGAATGTCTATATCAAAAAGCTGGATTTTAATGGGACAGAAAACGGGTCAAGGCCTATGGGTTCATTGATATGCTTTAGCAGAAGAGAACAATGA
- a CDS encoding SAM-dependent methyltransferase, whose protein sequence is MGRIVIKPIGFVKNDRTDPIDDNWSSVESTFLLADDLPDECLDGIEEFSHLEIIFYFNKSSKTFVGSEHPRENKAYPKVGIFAQRKKDRPNHIGTTIVNLIYRDGRKLIVKNLDAIDGTPVIDIKPVFNEYLPKGDVKQPNWSSDIMKNYW, encoded by the coding sequence ATGGGAAGAATTGTTATTAAACCCATAGGTTTTGTCAAAAATGACAGGACTGATCCGATTGATGACAACTGGTCGTCGGTTGAATCCACTTTTTTACTGGCTGATGACTTACCTGATGAATGCCTGGATGGGATCGAAGAATTCTCCCATCTAGAGATAATCTTTTATTTTAATAAATCATCAAAAACATTTGTCGGGAGTGAACATCCAAGGGAAAACAAAGCTTATCCTAAAGTCGGTATCTTCGCCCAGAGAAAAAAGGACAGGCCAAATCATATCGGAACCACAATTGTAAATTTGATTTACCGCGATGGTCGAAAGTTAATTGTTAAAAATCTTGATGCAATTGACGGAACCCCGGTTATTGACATTAAACCGGTATTTAACGAATATCTTCCGAAAGGAGATGTAAAACAACCCAACTGGTCAAGTGATATAATGAAAAATTACTGGTGA